A window from Peromyscus eremicus chromosome 1, PerEre_H2_v1, whole genome shotgun sequence encodes these proteins:
- the Hrc gene encoding sarcoplasmic reticulum histidine-rich calcium-binding protein, protein MGFQGPWLYTCLLWATVASLLVPPVVTQELRGAGLGLGNWNNNAGIPGSSEDMSAEFGHHIHSHGGHRDEKDRDHRQEDEDFSREYGHQLQDHRYPGHEVGEENVSEEVFRGHVRQAHGHDNEDLGDSAESENHFPRQRSHSLDDEDEDNIFSSENHHHIASHVHHGHGGADDDGEQEEGVGVEEDSSEDKHQAHGHHSYSKEGDEVGSDEHHHAHSHRHGGHKDGDEDVDSSESGHQAQGHQGHKDEEDEEEDDNDDSTERGHQTQGHRKEEDDESDEDHYHISRHGHRGHDDDDDDDDDSTERGYQTQGHRKEEDEDESDEDHYHISRHGHRGHDDNDDDDDGGSTEHGHQTHRHRGEEKEEDEDDSDEDYHRVPSHGHQSHQDEEEEDEAVSTEHWHQSPRHTHRSLGSESQEEEVTVKFSHQPQGHKSDEEEDFPEEYMTEVPGHHHHRVSREGDEDISAELGHKDPSHRPQDQDEQTSQGHRESVQGDIGHQPLQPTGAGSEESKKEVDHNSQEGDEDSGQSKGAHSEEEDEEDEDEEGHGLPMSQEDEEEEEKDEKESREDRAEVQTPLSHHRKQEEESEEEEEEILEENLLPFTIIPNPLAGREVAREGSSEEESREVTGQHDAQEYENYQPGSLCGYCSFCNRCTECESCHCDEENLGEHCDQCQHCQFCYLCPLVCETLCTPGSYIDYFSSSLYQALADMLETPEP, encoded by the exons ATGGGCTTTCAGGGGCCATGGTTGTATACTTGTCTCCTTTGGGCCACAGTAGCCAGCCTGCTGGTCCCTCCAGTGGTGACCCAGGAGCTGAGAGGGGCTGGGCTAGGCCTCGGCAACTGGAACAACAATGCAGGCATCCCTGGGTCTTCAGAGGACATGTCAGCTGAGTTTGGCCACCACATCCACAGCCATGGGGGCCATCGAGATGAGAAGGATAGAGATCACAGGCAAGAGGATGAAGATTTCTCCAGGGAATATGGCCACCAGCTCCAAGACCACAGGTACCCTGGTCACGAGGTTGGAGAGGAGAATGTCTCTGAAGAGGTCTTTAGAGGGCATGTTAGACAGGCCCATGGGCATGACAATGAAGATTTGGGGGACTCAGCAGAGTCTGAGAACCACTTCCCCAGACAGAGGAGTCACAGCCTTGACGATGAAGATGAGGATAACATTTTCTCCAGTGAGAATCACCATCACATCGCCAGCCATGTTCACCACGGCCATGGAGGGGCAGATGATgatggagagcaggaggagggggtaGGAGTGGAGGAGGACTCCTCTGAGGATAAGCACCAGGCCCATGGTCACCACAGCTACTCAAAGGAAGGAGATGAAGTGGGTTCAGATGAACACCATCATGCCCACAGCCACAGACATGGAGGCCacaaagatggagatgaagatgtTGACTCCAGTGAATCTGGACACCAGGCCCAGGGCCACCAAGGCCACAAAGATGAAGAAGACGAAGAAGAGGATGATAATGACGACTCCACTGAGCGTGGGCACCAGACCCAAGgccacagaaaggaagaagatgaTGAGTCAGATGAAGACCATTATCACATCTCCAGGCATGGACACCGaggccatgatgatgatgatgatgatgatgatgactccACTGAGCGTGGGTACCAGACCCAAGgccacagaaaggaagaagatgaggatGAGTCAGATGAAGACCATTATCACATCTCCAGGCATGGACACCgaggccatgatgataatgatgatgatgatgatggcggCTCCACTGAGCATGGGCACCAGACCCACAGACACAGaggtgaggagaaggaagaagatgaggatGACTCAGATGAAGACTACCATCGTGTCCCCAGCCATGGCCATCAAAGTCaccaagatgaggaagaggaagatgaggctGTATCCACTGAACATTGGCACCAGTCTCCCAGACATACTCACCGTAGTCTCGGAAGTGAGAGTCAAGAAGAGGAGGTAACAGTCAAGTTCAGCCACCAACCCCAAGGCCACAAGTCTGACGAGGAGGAGGACTTCCCAGAAGAATATATGACAGAAGTCCCTGGCCATCACCACCACAGAGTCTCCAGGGAGGGAGACGAGGACATTTCTGCTGAGTTAGGCCACAAGGACCCCAGCCACAGGCCACAAGATCAAGATGAACAGACTAGCCAGGGTCACAGAGAGTCTGTCCAAGGTGACATTGGCCATCAGCCCCTGCAGCCCACAGGGGCTGGTTCTGAAGAATCAAAGAAGGAAGTTGACCATAACTCTCAAGAGGGCGATGAAGACTCAGGGCAGAGCAAAGGAGCCCACAgcgaggaggaggacgaggaggacgaggacgaggagggTCATGGCCTCCCCATGAGccaggaagatgaggaagaggaagaaaaagatgagaaagagagcagagaagacAGAGCTGAGGTTCAGACTCCCCTGAGCCATCACAGAAAGCAGGAGGAGGagtctgaggaggaggaggaggagatcttGGAAGAAAATCTGCTACCGTTCACCATCATCCCAAACCCCCTGGCTGGGAGGGAGGTGGCCAGAGAAGGCTCCAGTGAGGAGGAGAGCCGTGAGGTCACAG GTCAGCACGATGCCCAGGAGTACGAGAACTACCAGCCAGGGTCCCTGTGTGGCTACTGTTCTTTCTGCAAT AGATGTACTGAATGTGAGAGCTGTCACTGTGATGAGGAGAACCTGGGGGAACACTGTGACCAGTGTCAG CACTGCCAGTTCTGCTACCTCTGCCCACTGGTCTGTGAAACGCTCTGCACTCCAG